In Methanobacterium spitsbergense, the following proteins share a genomic window:
- a CDS encoding NAD(P)-dependent glycerol-1-phosphate dehydrogenase: MDVRKIQLPREIHTGAGVIEETGTICKNLRLEGRVLVVTGPNTLKIAGEAVIDSLECEGYDVHNITIDSPSKESVLEVQNKIDGCSLVLGVGGGKVIDVAKLASTRSANNFISVPTAASHDGIASPRASIKNEGGTVSLKAEPPIGVIADTKIISKAPFRLLAAGCGDIVSNYTAILDWKLAHRLLNEDYSDSAAALSMMTAKMTIKSADAIKEGLTESAGLVVKALISSGIAISIANTSRPASGSEHKFSHALDIVAPKPALHGEQCGVGTIMMMYLHGGDWKFIRDTLKLIKAPTTAREMGIEPEYIIEALRIAHTIRKERYTILGDRGLTEEAAESLAEKTGVI; encoded by the coding sequence ATGGATGTTAGAAAGATTCAGCTGCCAAGGGAAATTCATACAGGAGCTGGTGTAATTGAAGAAACTGGGACCATATGCAAAAATTTAAGACTTGAAGGTAGGGTACTTGTTGTCACAGGCCCTAATACACTTAAGATAGCTGGAGAAGCTGTAATTGACAGTCTTGAATGTGAGGGTTATGATGTTCACAACATTACCATAGATAGTCCTTCAAAGGAATCTGTTCTTGAGGTTCAAAATAAAATTGATGGCTGTTCTCTTGTTCTGGGTGTAGGTGGTGGAAAGGTTATTGACGTTGCAAAATTAGCTTCCACAAGATCGGCAAATAATTTCATAAGTGTTCCTACAGCTGCTTCACATGATGGAATAGCATCTCCAAGGGCTTCAATTAAAAATGAAGGAGGTACTGTATCTTTAAAGGCAGAACCTCCTATAGGGGTAATTGCAGACACTAAAATCATAAGCAAGGCGCCTTTCAGGTTACTGGCTGCAGGATGCGGTGATATCGTATCAAATTACACAGCAATACTAGACTGGAAACTAGCACACAGGCTTTTAAATGAAGATTATAGTGATTCTGCAGCTGCATTATCTATGATGACGGCCAAAATGACCATAAAATCTGCAGATGCTATAAAAGAGGGTTTAACAGAAAGTGCAGGTCTGGTTGTAAAGGCTTTGATAAGTAGCGGCATAGCTATCAGTATTGCAAACACTAGCAGACCAGCAAGTGGATCAGAACACAAGTTCAGTCATGCCTTGGATATAGTAGCACCTAAACCTGCCCTTCATGGTGAACAGTGTGGTGTAGGTACCATAATGATGATGTATCTACATGGGGGAGATTGGAAATTTATCAGAGATACACTCAAATTAATAAAAGCACCAACTACTGCTAGGGAGATGGGTATTGAACCAGAATATATTATCGAAGCTCTTAGAATTGCACATACTATTCGTAAAGAGAGATACACTATTTTAGGCGATCGGGGACTTACTGAGGAAGCAGCAGAGAGTCTTGCAGAAAAAACTGGTGTAATCTGA
- the proS gene encoding proline--tRNA ligase produces the protein MSEFSEWFHNILEEAEIIDTRYPVKGMHVWLPQGFKIRKHTLNILKEILDKDHEEVLFPLLIPEDELAKEAIHVKGFEEEVYWVTHGGLTELNKKLALRPTSETAMYPMFSLWVRNHSDLPMKYYQIVNTFRYETKHTRPLIRVREITTFKEAHTVHATAEETEKQVQDAVKIYKQFFDKLGIPYTVSKRPEWDKFPGAEYTVAFDTIMPDGKTLQIGTVHNLGQTFAKTFDITYETATGEHEYVYQTCYGLSDRIIASVIGVHGDKAGLSLPPDIAPYQVVIVPIIFKKGGEEVIEFCKNLEEKLKLEANLRVYFDDRDIRAGKKYYEWEMRGIPLRIEVGPRDLQNKKVVTFRRDTQEKEIIDFDPSKISETITEIMDDVSLKMKDNAGEKLENNIRSVDSIEEAEDIMSQYGGIVTFDWCGDRECGKDIEEKVKVDILGVQLSEKENSTCINCDKPSKHITLLAKTY, from the coding sequence ATGTCAGAATTCAGCGAATGGTTCCACAATATCCTTGAAGAAGCAGAGATAATCGATACTAGATACCCAGTAAAGGGAATGCATGTATGGCTTCCCCAGGGATTTAAAATTAGAAAACACACTCTCAATATATTAAAAGAAATATTAGACAAAGATCATGAAGAAGTACTCTTCCCACTTTTAATACCTGAAGACGAACTTGCAAAAGAAGCAATACATGTTAAGGGGTTCGAAGAAGAAGTTTACTGGGTAACACATGGCGGATTAACAGAACTTAACAAAAAACTTGCATTAAGACCTACAAGTGAAACTGCAATGTATCCAATGTTTTCATTATGGGTTAGAAATCATTCTGATCTTCCAATGAAGTATTATCAGATTGTTAACACTTTCAGATATGAAACCAAACACACTAGACCACTTATACGAGTCAGAGAGATAACAACTTTTAAAGAAGCTCACACAGTCCATGCAACAGCAGAAGAAACTGAAAAACAGGTTCAAGATGCGGTAAAGATTTATAAACAATTCTTTGACAAACTTGGAATACCATACACAGTAAGTAAACGTCCAGAATGGGATAAATTCCCTGGAGCAGAATACACAGTAGCATTTGACACCATAATGCCCGATGGTAAAACACTTCAAATAGGTACTGTACATAATCTGGGACAGACCTTTGCTAAGACATTTGACATAACATATGAAACAGCTACAGGAGAACATGAATATGTTTATCAAACATGTTACGGACTGTCAGATAGGATTATTGCATCAGTTATCGGGGTACATGGTGATAAAGCAGGACTTTCCCTACCTCCAGATATTGCTCCATATCAAGTAGTTATTGTTCCAATTATCTTTAAAAAAGGTGGAGAAGAGGTAATTGAATTTTGTAAGAACCTTGAGGAAAAATTGAAACTTGAAGCTAACTTAAGGGTTTACTTTGATGATAGGGATATTAGGGCAGGTAAAAAATATTATGAATGGGAAATGAGAGGAATACCTCTTAGAATAGAGGTAGGACCTAGGGATCTTCAAAACAAGAAAGTAGTAACCTTTAGAAGAGATACCCAAGAAAAGGAGATCATTGATTTCGACCCATCTAAAATTTCCGAGACCATAACTGAAATTATGGATGATGTAAGCCTTAAAATGAAGGACAATGCCGGGGAAAAATTGGAAAACAACATCAGGAGTGTTGACTCCATTGAGGAAGCAGAAGATATTATGTCCCAATATGGAGGTATTGTTACCTTTGATTGGTGTGGGGACAGGGAATGTGGTAAAGATATTGAAGAAAAGGTTAAGGTAGACATCTTGGGTGTTCAATTATCTGAAAAAGAAAATTCAACCTGCATAAATTGTGATAAACCTTCCAAACACATTACATTACTGGCAAAAACATACTAG
- the cofC gene encoding 2-phospho-L-lactate guanylyltransferase yields the protein MKKTTAIIPVSRFTHAKTRLSPTLTALERENLLKSMLMDVIGVLKEKIDNVVVISSDEEVLNYVKGMGVISLIEKGETDLNGALMQAVEYCSEFSDQVLVVPSDVPLMKSEHVDNIIKMGEKYELVIAPAKGGGTNALLCPVYGIEMKFGECSFFEHIKKAEAKNWPYAIYDSFYMSLDVNTAEDLGEIMLHGIDTETRKFLKSSGLEVIANHGKERLHIKRSTEK from the coding sequence ATGAAGAAAACAACTGCAATTATCCCTGTATCTAGATTCACACATGCAAAAACTAGACTCTCACCAACTCTAACAGCTTTAGAACGGGAAAATCTTTTAAAATCTATGTTAATGGATGTTATAGGGGTTTTAAAAGAAAAGATTGATAATGTAGTTGTGATAAGTTCGGATGAAGAAGTTCTTAACTATGTGAAGGGTATGGGTGTTATTTCTCTGATTGAGAAGGGTGAAACTGATCTAAACGGTGCCCTTATGCAAGCAGTTGAATATTGTTCTGAATTTTCTGATCAGGTTTTAGTGGTACCTTCGGATGTTCCTCTAATGAAATCTGAACATGTTGATAATATAATTAAAATGGGCGAAAAATATGAACTTGTAATTGCACCTGCTAAAGGTGGAGGCACAAATGCATTACTTTGTCCTGTATATGGTATTGAAATGAAATTTGGAGAGTGCAGTTTCTTTGAACATATAAAAAAAGCAGAAGCAAAAAACTGGCCCTATGCAATATATGATTCATTTTATATGTCCCTAGATGTTAACACAGCAGAAGATCTAGGTGAAATAATGCTCCATGGAATAGATACCGAAACCAGGAAATTTTTAAAATCATCAGGGCTTGAAGTTATAGCAAACCATGGAAAAGAACGGCTTCATATTAAAAGGAGTACAGAAAAATGA
- the thiD gene encoding bifunctional hydroxymethylpyrimidine kinase/phosphomethylpyrimidine kinase, with the protein MIAMSIAGYDPSGGAGILNDIKTFHALGVYGTAVITVLTAQNPSRVVGIESVSTGFIEKQLETILEDYPVKYAKTGMLYSKEIIKLVSDKVVEHDLKLVVDPVMIAGCGALLSRGDFTDSIKKYLLPNTVLITPNIQEAEELSGINIHSIEDAVKAAEEIGKICDVIITGGHLNGCNVFFNGSIKVIEGEIIESKNTHGTGCSYSAAVTASLAKGCDILQSIEIAGEFVKNSVINGEWGTLNQLYKFKSL; encoded by the coding sequence ATGATTGCAATGTCCATAGCTGGCTATGATCCATCGGGTGGAGCCGGTATATTAAATGACATTAAAACATTTCATGCACTTGGAGTTTATGGCACTGCAGTAATAACAGTTCTTACAGCACAAAACCCTAGTAGAGTAGTAGGGATAGAATCTGTTTCTACAGGTTTTATTGAAAAACAACTGGAAACTATTCTGGAAGATTATCCAGTTAAATATGCTAAAACTGGTATGCTCTACTCCAAAGAAATTATCAAACTGGTATCAGATAAGGTTGTTGAACACGATCTAAAGTTAGTGGTTGATCCTGTGATGATTGCTGGATGTGGAGCACTACTTTCAAGGGGAGATTTTACAGATTCAATAAAAAAATATCTGCTTCCAAACACAGTTCTTATAACACCAAATATTCAGGAAGCAGAAGAATTGTCGGGAATAAATATTCACTCCATTGAAGATGCTGTGAAAGCTGCAGAGGAAATAGGTAAAATATGCGATGTTATCATTACTGGAGGACATCTCAATGGTTGTAATGTATTTTTCAATGGTTCGATTAAGGTTATTGAAGGAGAAATAATTGAGAGTAAAAATACACATGGAACAGGTTGTAGCTATTCTGCAGCAGTTACTGCCTCACTTGCAAAGGGTTGTGACATATTACAATCCATTGAAATTGCAGGCGAATTTGTTAAAAATAGTGTTATTAATGGTGAATGGGGAACACTAAATCAGTTGTATAAATTCAAATCTTTATGA
- a CDS encoding double zinc ribbon domain-containing protein: MVTNEEIKQMLDAKRKGINIKKDKIKSENYKICPHCKTKNPEKALFCVHCGRKLDKNLDIQCPSCGIKNAKTAKFCVGCGETLKKEEKEISQTTDIKDDEIKEKSSPIEDSISSDKNIIKKPESDELEKPIKASIPSNVPEHNIISKTGLKKTCPSCNGKNLKNAKFCVVCGKKFDEEETESPVVENETFKEQPSLTDKINDSEQEIDEKSSTQIPSSEIKVPENIIQLKNTPKTEEIDNEKNTDNIPDEIESKKSEGKTDTIDPVERIKKAKELLDIGAITSEEFENIKKKYIELI, translated from the coding sequence GTGGTTACAAATGAAGAGATAAAACAAATGCTTGATGCTAAAAGAAAAGGAATTAACATAAAAAAGGATAAAATTAAATCTGAGAATTATAAAATTTGTCCTCACTGCAAAACCAAAAATCCAGAAAAAGCATTGTTCTGTGTACACTGTGGAAGAAAGCTGGATAAAAATTTAGATATTCAATGTCCATCATGCGGTATTAAAAATGCCAAAACAGCCAAATTCTGCGTAGGATGTGGGGAAACATTAAAAAAAGAGGAAAAAGAAATATCCCAAACCACAGACATTAAAGATGACGAAATAAAAGAAAAATCTTCACCTATTGAAGATTCAATATCATCAGACAAAAATATTATCAAAAAACCTGAATCAGATGAACTAGAAAAACCAATAAAAGCAAGCATACCTTCTAATGTTCCTGAACACAATATTATATCAAAAACAGGTTTGAAAAAAACATGCCCATCTTGCAATGGTAAAAACCTGAAAAATGCCAAGTTCTGTGTTGTATGTGGAAAAAAATTTGATGAAGAAGAAACTGAATCCCCTGTAGTGGAAAATGAAACCTTTAAAGAACAACCCTCCCTAACTGACAAAATAAATGATTCAGAACAGGAAATAGATGAAAAATCTTCTACCCAAATACCCTCTTCAGAGATTAAGGTTCCAGAAAATATAATCCAACTCAAAAACACTCCCAAAACAGAAGAAATTGATAATGAAAAAAATACCGATAATATTCCAGATGAAATTGAATCTAAAAAATCTGAAGGAAAAACAGATACAATAGATCCAGTTGAAAGAATAAAAAAAGCCAAAGAACTGCTGGATATAGGTGCAATCACATCTGAAGAATTCGAGAACATCAAGAAAAAGTACATAGAACTCATATAA
- a CDS encoding ACT domain-containing protein has product MKLKQISIFLENREGRLLKALNILSMAKINIRALSIADTSEFGILRMIVPEPERAKEILEEANFVVKVNDVIAVGVSDEPGGLESILEALNKLNINIEYLYAFVEKKRDNAIVVIRTENIDEGIKALENGGITVLSSKEVYTI; this is encoded by the coding sequence ATGAAGTTAAAACAAATATCTATATTTCTTGAAAATCGGGAAGGACGATTATTGAAAGCTTTAAATATACTTTCAATGGCTAAAATAAATATTAGGGCTCTTTCAATTGCTGATACTTCTGAATTTGGTATTTTGAGGATGATAGTACCTGAACCTGAAAGGGCCAAGGAGATACTCGAAGAGGCTAATTTTGTTGTTAAGGTGAACGATGTCATAGCCGTTGGTGTATCAGATGAACCAGGTGGACTTGAAAGTATACTTGAAGCTTTAAACAAGTTAAATATTAATATAGAATATTTATATGCATTTGTTGAGAAAAAAAGAGATAATGCAATTGTGGTAATCCGAACAGAAAATATTGACGAGGGTATAAAAGCATTGGAAAATGGAGGCATTACTGTTCTTTCATCAAAAGAGGTCTACACCATATAA
- a CDS encoding phenylacetate--CoA ligase family protein, with protein MIWNKEAECMSADETEELQLQRLQAVIKRAYENVPYYNKRFNDLKIEPEDIETLADIEKLPFTSKTDLRDAYPFGMFAVPTDEIIEVHTTSGTTGKPTVSGYTEFDIDLWGEVMARALTMTGVRKNDRIQNSYGYGLFTGGMGVHYGGHKIGATVIPISAGNTMRQLEIMQDFDTTVLTCTPSYGLYLAEVAENEGIDTKKLKLKAGCFGAEMWTEEMREKLEKRLNISAQNIYGLTEIIGPGVAMECPVKTGLHIFEDHFYPEIIDPQTMKQLPTGETGELVLTTLTREGMPVIRFRTRDITALNKGICECGRTQVKMDRITGRSDDMLKIRGVIVFPSQIEKALLKIEGLEPQYQIIVTRPHHLDEIEVQVETSPALFSDEVKHVEEIKKNIETKIHNEIGLRVNISLVEPKSLPRSEGKAVRVIDKRNL; from the coding sequence ATGATCTGGAATAAAGAGGCAGAATGTATGTCTGCAGATGAAACTGAAGAACTGCAGCTTCAAAGATTACAGGCAGTTATAAAACGGGCCTATGAAAACGTTCCTTATTATAATAAGCGTTTTAATGATTTAAAAATTGAACCTGAAGATATTGAGACACTTGCTGATATTGAAAAACTTCCTTTCACAAGTAAAACCGATCTTAGAGATGCATATCCATTTGGAATGTTTGCTGTTCCAACAGATGAAATAATTGAGGTCCATACAACATCGGGAACAACTGGAAAACCAACTGTATCGGGTTACACAGAATTTGATATTGATCTATGGGGAGAAGTTATGGCAAGGGCCTTGACAATGACTGGGGTTCGGAAAAATGATAGGATACAGAATAGTTATGGTTACGGGCTTTTTACAGGAGGAATGGGTGTTCACTATGGTGGACACAAGATAGGGGCAACCGTAATACCAATATCTGCTGGAAACACCATGAGACAGCTTGAAATCATGCAAGACTTTGATACAACAGTGCTCACATGCACCCCATCCTATGGATTGTATCTTGCAGAGGTAGCTGAAAATGAGGGTATAGATACTAAAAAACTCAAACTCAAAGCAGGTTGCTTTGGTGCAGAGATGTGGACCGAAGAAATGAGGGAAAAACTTGAAAAAAGGTTGAATATTTCTGCTCAAAATATTTACGGATTAACAGAAATAATAGGTCCTGGAGTTGCAATGGAATGTCCAGTAAAAACAGGTCTACATATCTTTGAAGATCATTTCTATCCTGAAATAATCGACCCACAAACAATGAAACAATTACCAACCGGTGAAACTGGTGAACTAGTTCTAACAACCTTGACAAGGGAAGGAATGCCGGTTATAAGATTCCGTACAAGGGATATAACAGCTCTTAATAAGGGAATATGTGAATGTGGTAGGACACAGGTTAAAATGGACCGTATCACCGGTAGAAGTGATGATATGCTCAAAATTAGAGGAGTCATTGTTTTCCCATCACAGATTGAGAAGGCACTTCTAAAAATTGAGGGACTTGAACCACAGTACCAGATCATTGTTACAAGACCACATCATCTTGATGAGATTGAAGTACAAGTTGAAACATCACCTGCACTATTTTCAGACGAAGTAAAACATGTTGAAGAGATAAAAAAGAATATTGAAACTAAGATCCACAATGAAATAGGATTACGCGTTAACATATCTCTTGTAGAACCAAAAAGTCTCCCAAGAAGCGAAGGAAAAGCGGTTAGAGTTATAGACAAAAGGAATTTGTAG
- a CDS encoding rubredoxin, protein MDKYRCGICGYIYDPERGEPRNKTNPGTAFEDLPDMWFCPSCGTAKRRFKITKRP, encoded by the coding sequence ATGGATAAATATAGATGTGGAATATGTGGTTATATATACGATCCAGAAAGGGGCGAACCAAGAAACAAAACGAATCCCGGCACTGCATTTGAAGATCTGCCTGATATGTGGTTCTGTCCATCTTGCGGTACAGCAAAAAGAAGGTTTAAAATTACCAAAAGACCTTAA
- a CDS encoding superoxide dismutase → METKYYELPDLPYGYKDLEPYISEEQLKLHHDKHHQAYVDGANAILKKFDSRKTAEFDIKAVAKELTFHVGGFILHNYYWQNMGPANKCGGEPTGTIAEYIKKDFGTFERFKKEFTQAAAGVEGSGWAVVTLCRKTNRIFIMQIEKHNVNIIPGFRIMFVIDMWEHAYYLDYKNKRPDYIEAFWNLVNWDEVNRKTDIWLNSPQP, encoded by the coding sequence ATGGAAACAAAATATTATGAATTACCTGACCTACCATATGGATACAAGGATCTTGAACCGTACATATCAGAGGAACAATTGAAATTGCACCATGATAAACATCACCAAGCATATGTAGATGGTGCCAATGCAATCTTGAAAAAATTCGATTCAAGAAAAACTGCAGAATTTGACATAAAAGCTGTTGCAAAGGAATTAACATTTCATGTTGGCGGTTTTATTCTTCACAACTACTACTGGCAGAATATGGGTCCTGCAAATAAATGTGGAGGAGAACCAACAGGAACCATAGCAGAATATATAAAAAAAGACTTCGGAACTTTTGAAAGATTTAAAAAAGAATTTACACAAGCCGCTGCAGGTGTAGAAGGTTCTGGCTGGGCTGTAGTTACTCTATGCAGGAAAACTAATAGAATATTCATAATGCAGATAGAGAAGCACAACGTAAATATAATTCCAGGATTTAGAATTATGTTTGTCATTGATATGTGGGAACATGCATACTACCTTGATTACAAGAACAAACGACCAGATTATATTGAAGCATTTTGGAATCTTGTTAACTGGGATGAAGTAAACAGGAAAACAGATATATGGTTGAATTCACCACAACCATAA
- a CDS encoding peroxiredoxin: MGEKVYMVKKMKKEGCGIPLIGDEFPKMKVQTTKGMIKLPKAFKGKWFILFSHPADFTPVCTTEFFAFQARYQQFKDLNCELIGLSVDQIFSHLKWIEWIKDNLDIEIEFPVIADTGEIAKTLGLIHPAKATNTVRAVFIIDPTGIIRAILYYPQELGRNIDEILRMIEGFNEIENKQVAIPANWPNNEIIGKGLIIPPIPDIEEGKKRSDKYKCLDWWLCYRNYYKW; the protein is encoded by the coding sequence ATGGGTGAAAAAGTTTATATGGTTAAGAAAATGAAAAAAGAAGGGTGTGGAATACCATTAATAGGTGATGAATTCCCTAAAATGAAAGTTCAAACCACAAAAGGAATGATTAAACTTCCCAAAGCATTTAAAGGAAAATGGTTTATTCTTTTCAGCCATCCTGCCGACTTTACACCGGTCTGTACAACAGAATTTTTTGCTTTCCAAGCTAGATATCAACAATTCAAGGATCTAAACTGTGAACTCATTGGTTTGAGTGTTGACCAAATATTTTCACATCTTAAATGGATTGAATGGATAAAAGATAACCTTGACATTGAAATAGAGTTCCCTGTAATTGCAGACACGGGTGAAATAGCAAAAACTCTTGGGTTGATCCATCCGGCAAAGGCAACCAATACTGTTAGGGCAGTTTTTATAATTGATCCAACTGGAATAATAAGGGCAATACTTTATTATCCACAGGAACTTGGTCGTAATATAGATGAAATCCTCAGAATGATCGAAGGATTCAACGAGATAGAGAATAAACAGGTAGCAATACCTGCAAATTGGCCAAACAATGAAATAATAGGTAAAGGACTTATAATTCCACCAATACCTGATATTGAGGAAGGTAAAAAACGTTCAGATAAATATAAATGTTTGGATTGGTGGTTATGTTACAGAAATTACTATAAATGGTAA
- a CDS encoding ferritin — MMDEKMINALNSQLNAEMYSSYLYLSMGSYFESEDMSGFANWMRVQAQEELVHAMKIYDFIIQRGDRVTLTRIDSPPTEWKSALDVFEHVYAHEQKVTELINQLVNLAISLGDHATNNFLQWFVSEQVEEEESSSGVLKKVKMANESLSALLMLDSELAQRVFNPPTTPTNV; from the coding sequence ATAATGGATGAAAAAATGATTAATGCTTTAAACAGCCAATTAAATGCAGAGATGTACTCATCATATCTTTATCTTTCAATGGGAAGCTATTTTGAATCTGAAGATATGAGTGGATTTGCAAATTGGATGAGAGTACAGGCACAGGAAGAATTAGTACATGCAATGAAGATATATGATTTTATAATTCAGAGAGGTGATAGAGTAACACTCACAAGGATAGATTCACCTCCAACAGAGTGGAAATCTGCACTTGATGTATTTGAACATGTTTATGCCCATGAACAAAAAGTCACGGAATTAATAAACCAGCTTGTCAATCTTGCAATTTCTCTTGGAGACCATGCAACAAACAACTTCTTACAGTGGTTTGTTTCAGAACAAGTTGAAGAAGAAGAATCATCAAGTGGTGTTCTAAAAAAGGTTAAAATGGCCAATGAATCACTAAGTGCACTTTTAATGTTAGACAGTGAATTAGCTCAACGAGTTTTTAATCCTCCAACCACACCAACCAATGTCTAA
- the rd gene encoding rubredoxin, with the protein MKKFLCTACGYIYDPEVGDPDAGIDPGTSFEDLPDDWVCPLCGVGKDLFEETD; encoded by the coding sequence ATGAAGAAATTTCTTTGTACAGCATGTGGATACATATATGATCCTGAAGTAGGAGACCCTGATGCAGGAATAGACCCTGGAACATCTTTTGAAGATCTGCCCGATGATTGGGTATGCCCTCTTTGCGGAGTGGGCAAAGATTTGTTTGAGGAAACAGATTAA
- a CDS encoding rubredoxin: MKKYKCKVCGYIYDPEAGEPRKDTAPGTPFDDLKNNWRCPQCGAGLNRFIPK, encoded by the coding sequence ATGAAGAAATACAAATGCAAGGTATGTGGTTATATATATGACCCTGAGGCCGGTGAGCCCAGAAAGGATACGGCTCCAGGAACACCATTTGATGATCTAAAAAATAACTGGCGTTGTCCTCAATGTGGTGCAGGATTAAACAGGTTCATTCCTAAATAA
- a CDS encoding pyrimidine dimer DNA glycosylase/endonuclease V, whose translation MRLWSIHPKYLDSKGLVALWRETLLAKAVLQGKTKGYKNHPQLIRFKNHENPLAAINTYLLNVYRESERRSYNFNRNKIGPEFTEVRINVTQEQIIYELKHLKSKLKTRDPIKYSEIEKLTIPDINPIFHIVVGDIETWEVVKN comes from the coding sequence ATGAGGTTATGGAGCATTCATCCTAAATATCTGGATTCAAAGGGACTGGTTGCACTTTGGAGGGAAACTCTTCTTGCAAAAGCTGTTCTTCAAGGAAAAACTAAAGGTTATAAAAACCATCCCCAGCTTATTAGATTTAAAAATCATGAAAATCCTCTGGCAGCTATTAACACCTACCTCTTGAATGTATACAGAGAATCAGAGAGAAGATCATATAATTTTAACAGAAACAAAATAGGCCCTGAATTCACTGAAGTAAGGATTAATGTGACACAGGAACAAATCATTTACGAACTCAAACATCTCAAATCTAAACTAAAAACAAGAGACCCAATTAAATACAGTGAAATTGAAAAATTGACCATACCAGATATTAACCCGATTTTTCATATTGTTGTTGGCGATATTGAAACTTGGGAAGTAGTAAAAAATTAG
- a CDS encoding antibiotic biosynthesis monooxygenase family protein, with protein MEIITMIKGKIDETVSQDFEDAYAAIKEEGITDGLVASYLLKDLVVPDLYKIESVWVNEDILKNMMDNDETSAEVKLFEKFGVDPTVEIYEVRDSFSQFEE; from the coding sequence ATGGAAATAATAACAATGATTAAAGGAAAAATTGATGAAACAGTATCACAGGATTTTGAAGATGCTTACGCTGCAATAAAAGAAGAAGGAATAACTGATGGATTAGTAGCTTCATATCTATTGAAAGATTTGGTTGTGCCTGATTTATATAAAATTGAAAGTGTATGGGTAAATGAAGATATCCTAAAAAATATGATGGACAACGATGAAACATCTGCAGAAGTGAAGTTATTTGAAAAATTTGGTGTTGATCCAACAGTTGAGATTTATGAAGTAAGAGATAGCTTCTCCCAGTTTGAAGAATAA
- a CDS encoding universal stress protein has translation MFERIMVPTDGSDFAARSEDIAIEIAKKFNSTIVAVHIIDDKLIYPFEVLEDEGKSILKKVKEKAEKEKVTIQDVLIVGSPTHDMAKIVKKTETDLVVIATHGKTGLEKLILGSVAESALKSVNKPVLLVKKE, from the coding sequence TTGTTTGAGAGGATAATGGTTCCAACAGACGGTTCAGATTTTGCTGCAAGATCAGAAGATATTGCAATTGAAATAGCAAAGAAATTCAATTCAACAATTGTGGCAGTCCATATTATAGATGATAAACTAATTTACCCCTTTGAAGTTCTTGAAGACGAGGGAAAATCTATACTGAAAAAGGTTAAGGAAAAGGCTGAAAAAGAGAAAGTAACTATTCAAGATGTTCTAATAGTTGGCAGTCCAACCCATGATATGGCAAAAATAGTTAAAAAAACAGAGACAGATCTTGTTGTTATTGCTACACATGGAAAAACCGGTCTTGAAAAACTAATTTTGGGAAGTGTGGCTGAAAGCGCCTTGAAAAGTGTAAATAAACCAGTACTTCTGGTTAAAAAAGAGTAA